A stretch of Garra rufa chromosome 11, GarRuf1.0, whole genome shotgun sequence DNA encodes these proteins:
- the LOC141345993 gene encoding extracellular calcium-sensing receptor-like — MLLLAAIIITCTVSAAQPKCKAYGTDELLHFSKEGDVSIGGIFSFHQNPVGVNPTLTTNPGNFRCNGLDPGELQYAMTMIFAIEEINNSTDILPGFLLGYHVYGSCPSIPLSVGASLALMNGQMEAENSCVRPSTVQAVIGETTSTSTIDIARTMGPFKIPVLSHSATCACLSNRQQYPSFFRTIPSDFYQSRALAKLVKYFGWTWIGAVRSRGDYGNNGMATFLEAAEKEGICVEYSVAIYRTDSREKFLEVIDIIKKSTSKVIVAFADGNDLDILIKELYLQNVTGYQWVGSEGWITYRYVATPMNYAVLGGAIGFAVPNAFIPGLKEFIASSRPSSRPGNTGLVELWESVFNCILNPNTHNASNICNGEESLANTNTRFTDVSDASLLNNVYKAVYAVAYAIEGLLTCDKGKGPFPNKTCAEKGKIQPWQVLHYLTQVNFTTKNGESVYFDEHGDPVARYTLVNWQISYEGIITFESIGLYDASRPEGQQIQMKDNIDPIWAGNQKNVPRSVCSETCLPGTRRAFLKGKPICCFGCIDCADGEFSNTTNAVTCIPCPPEYKSNGNRTRCVLKNTEFLTFKEVMGNVLVTFSLCGGCLTITVGLIFFYHKHTPIVRANNSELSFLLLFSLTLCFLCSLTFIGQPTEWSCMLRHTAFGITFVLCISCVLGKTIVVLMAFRATLPGSNVMKWFGPLQQRLSVFAFTLIQVLICVIWLTLSPPFPYKNMNNYEDKIILECNSGSAVGFWAVLGYIGLLAVLCFILAFLARKLPDNFNEAKFITFSMLIFCAVWITFIPAYVSSPGKFTVAVEIFAILASSYGMLFCIFIPKCYIILLKPDMNSKKLLMGKASSRAL; from the exons ATGCTGTTGCTTGCAGCCATTATTATCACCTGTACTGTGAGTGCTGCACAGCCTAAATGTAAAGCTTATGGGACAGATGAACTCCTTCATTTCTCAAAAGAAGGTGATGTCTCTATTGGGGGCATTTTTTCATTCCACCAAAATCCAGTTGGTGTAAATCCAACACTCACGACCAATCCAGGAAATTTCCGGTGTAATGG ACTTGATCCTGGAGAATTGCAGTATGCAATGACAATGATTTTTGCCATTGAGGAAATAAACAACAGCACAGATATTCTACCTGGTTTTTTGCTTGGCTACCATGTGTATGGTTCTTGCCCAAGTATCCCTCTCTCTGTTGGAGCATCACTAGCTCTGATGAATGGGCAAATGGAAGCAGAAAATAGCTGCGTAAGACCCTCTACTGTGCAAGCTGTGATTGGAGAAACTACATCAACATCAACCATAGACATTGCGAGGACCATGGGTCCATTTAAAATCCCTGTG CTTAGCCATTCAGCAACTTGTGCATGTCTCAGTAATAGACAGCAGTATCCATCCTTCTTCAGAACTATACCTAGTGATTTTTACCAGAGCAGAGCTCTGGCTAAACTGGTCAAGTATTTTGGCTGGACCTGGATTGGGGCTGTGAGAAGCAGGGGGGACTACGGAAACAATGGAATGGCCACTTTTCTAGAAGCAGCTGAGAAAGAGGGCATCTGTGTTGAATACTCTGTGGCCATTTACAGAACCGATTCAAGAGAGAAGTTTTTGGAAGTCatagacataataaaaaaatccacatctaAAGTCATAGTGGCTTTTGCAGATGGCAATGATTTAGACATTCTCATAAAAGAGCTTTACCTCCAAAATGTAACTGGCTATCAGTGGGTTGGAAGTGAGGGCTGGATCACGTACAGATATGTAGCGACCCCTATGAATTATGCTGTGTTAGGGGGAGCAATAGGTTTTGCTGTGCCGAATGCATTTATTCCTGGATTGAAGGAATTTATTGCGAGTAGCCGTCCTTCCTCAAGACCAGGTAACACAGGACTGGTTGAGCTGTGGGAAAGTGTGTTTAACTGCATTTTAAATCCAAACACACACAATGCCTCCAATATATGCAATGGAGAGGAATCTCTAgcaaacacaaacacacgttTCACAGATGTGTCTGATGCTAGTCTTCTAAACAATGTCTACAAGGCAGTGTATGCTGTCGCCTATGCTATAGAAGGACTGCTGACTTGTGACAAAGGGAAGGGGCCATTCCCAAACAAGACATGTGCAGAGAAAGGGAAAATACAGCCTTGGCAG GTGCTGCATTATCTGACACAAGTGAATTTTACAACCAAAAATGGAGAAAGTGTTTACTTTGATGAGCATGGTGACCCAGTTGCACGTTACACTTTGGTTAATTGGCAAATCAGCTATGAAGGAATAATAACATTTGAATCCATTGGCTTGTATGATGCATCCAGACCAGAGGGACAACAGATTCAAATGAAAGATAACATTGATCCAATCTGGGCAGGAAACCagaaaaat GTCCCCCGGTCTGTGTGTAGTGAGACCTGCCTTCCAGGCACTCGCAGAGCCTTTCTGAAAGGAAAACCCATTTGTTGCTTTGGCTGCATTGACTGTGCAGATGGAGAGTTTAGCAACACCACAA ATGCAGTAACATGTATTCCATGCCCCCCTGAGTACAAATCAAATGGAAACAGAACACGATGTGTACTCAAAAACACTGAATTCCTGACATTTAAGGAAGTAATGGGTAATGTACTAGTGACATTCTCTTTGTGTGGTGGATGTCTCACAATCACAGTTGGTTTGATTTTCTTCTACCACAAACACACACCAATAGTAAGAGCCAACAACTCAGAGCTGAGCTTTCTGTTGCTCTTTTCCCTCactttgtgttttctttgttcaCTTACTTTTATTGGTCAGCCCACTGAGTGGTCCTGTATGTTGCGTCATACAGCATTTGGGATCACTTTTGTTCTCTGCATCTCCTGTGTTCTGGGGAAAACAATTGTTGTGTTAATGGCCTTCAGGGCTACACTTCCAGGAAGTAATGTAATGAAATGGTTTGGGCCTCTTCAACAGAGACTTAGTGTTTTTGCCTTTACTCTTATACAAGTGCTTATTTGTGTGATTTGGTTAACATTATCGCCCCCATTTCCCTACAAAAACATGAATAATTATGAAGACAAAATCATTCTTGAGTGTAATTCAGGTTCAGCTGTTGGTTTCTGGGCTGTGCTGGGTTATATTGGCCTACTGGCTGTCTTGTGCTTTATTCTGGCTTTCCTGGCTCGCAAGTTGCCTGATAACTTCAATGAAGCTAAATTCATCACATTTAGTATGCTTATATTCTGTGCTGTATGGATAACATTTATCCCAGCCTATGTTAGTTCTCCTGGAAAATTCACTGTAGCAGTGGAGATATTTGCTATTTTAGCATCAAGTTATGGGATGTTGTTTTGTATTTTCATTCCTAAGTGCTATATAATTTTACTAAAACCAGACATGAACTCTAAAAAACTTTTGATGGGTAAAGCTTCTTCAAGGGCTCTTTGA